In the Haloferula helveola genome, one interval contains:
- a CDS encoding DUF1328 domain-containing protein, producing MLRWTITFLILALIAALLGFTGLAGASAGIAKILFFVFLVLLVISGISRAVQGKAP from the coding sequence ATGCTTCGATGGACTATCACATTCTTAATTCTAGCCCTGATCGCCGCCCTGCTCGGATTCACCGGTTTGGCAGGCGCATCTGCGGGAATCGCGAAGATCCTCTTCTTCGTCTTCCTCGTCCTGCTGGTGATCTCCGGAATCAGCCGGGCCGTTCAAGGCAAAGCTCCCTAA
- a CDS encoding HAMP domain-containing sensor histidine kinase: protein MLRTRLLFGLLTLVILLWAVGAAGLLILRHADENFQTRLTQDYEAIDTAHSFRAASSMINSTYAITLADEPPEEPLDQQLYEETMADFDKAVAKLRKIGKNNSRWGESIDQLEDAIGQYRGAYRQLFSGEVVDQDERAQLLVSIGNQTQRITDLAQNLESLAEERLFAATHALSEESGKNTLFVATLVILGTGIATLIYFQLLRHLVDPVVGLRDSIEEVSMGNFELTLPAPSKGSEFSSLVTAFNSMAAELRVRRRETDQHLLRNNLVNRALLSAIPSPVYVLDTQGETVQLNPAAEDLNESLALGSRLPNKVSRLFKDCQKNGENLLPEDPREALLFRIKEEESYYLPRIFRFSAESGEYSGWAVLLHDVTRIRWLDDMKTNMLSTVSHEIKTPLTGIRMVLHLLLEEHSGKLTDMQKQMLGSANDDCERLLTTLNTLLDLSRAESGTTHLDRTSIDLEEIARSSANLFESKAGASDIKIALEPSDDIPPVFADPVRIAEVVHNLVSNAIKHSPNGGTVHLSLARRGADYLRLSVADEGPGVPDDLQGRIFERFFRAPGQKSDGVGLGLFISREIMRAHEGRIGLAERNENQNRTEFFIDVPIA, encoded by the coding sequence ATGCTCCGCACCCGACTGCTTTTCGGTCTCCTCACCCTCGTCATCCTCCTCTGGGCGGTCGGCGCCGCGGGCTTGCTGATTCTTCGGCACGCCGACGAGAACTTCCAAACCCGTCTCACGCAGGACTACGAAGCCATCGACACCGCCCACAGCTTCCGCGCGGCAAGCTCGATGATCAACAGCACCTACGCCATCACCCTGGCCGACGAACCTCCGGAAGAGCCTCTTGACCAACAGCTCTACGAAGAAACGATGGCCGACTTCGACAAGGCCGTCGCGAAGCTGCGCAAGATCGGCAAAAACAACAGCCGGTGGGGTGAGTCGATCGACCAGCTGGAGGACGCCATCGGCCAGTATCGTGGCGCCTACCGGCAATTGTTCTCTGGCGAGGTTGTCGATCAGGACGAGCGGGCGCAGCTCCTCGTTTCGATCGGCAATCAGACGCAGCGCATTACCGACCTCGCACAAAACCTCGAGTCGCTGGCCGAGGAGCGGCTGTTCGCAGCCACCCATGCACTTTCCGAAGAGTCGGGAAAAAACACGCTCTTCGTCGCTACCCTCGTCATTCTCGGCACGGGCATCGCGACGCTGATCTACTTCCAACTCCTGCGTCACCTGGTCGATCCGGTAGTCGGACTGCGTGATTCCATCGAGGAAGTCTCGATGGGGAATTTCGAACTCACGCTGCCCGCACCCTCGAAGGGCAGCGAGTTCTCTTCGCTCGTCACCGCCTTCAACTCAATGGCTGCCGAGCTGCGGGTGCGCCGCCGGGAAACCGACCAACACCTGCTCCGGAACAACCTGGTCAACCGCGCGCTGCTCTCCGCGATCCCATCTCCCGTCTACGTCCTCGACACGCAGGGCGAAACGGTTCAGCTCAACCCGGCGGCCGAGGACCTCAACGAGTCTCTCGCGCTGGGAAGCCGCCTTCCCAACAAGGTCAGCCGTCTCTTCAAAGACTGCCAGAAGAACGGAGAGAACCTCCTTCCCGAGGACCCTCGGGAGGCACTGCTGTTCCGGATCAAGGAGGAGGAAAGCTACTACCTCCCTCGTATTTTCCGATTCTCCGCGGAGTCCGGCGAATATTCCGGTTGGGCGGTGCTGCTCCACGACGTCACGCGGATCCGCTGGCTCGACGACATGAAGACGAACATGCTCTCGACGGTCAGCCACGAGATCAAGACCCCCCTAACGGGAATCCGCATGGTTCTTCATTTGCTCCTGGAGGAACATTCGGGCAAACTCACCGACATGCAGAAGCAGATGCTCGGTTCGGCAAACGACGACTGCGAGCGCCTGCTTACCACCCTCAACACCCTGCTCGACCTCTCCCGGGCGGAGAGCGGCACGACCCACCTCGACCGCACCTCGATTGACCTCGAGGAGATCGCCCGATCCAGCGCCAACCTCTTTGAGTCCAAGGCCGGTGCCTCGGATATCAAGATCGCGCTCGAGCCATCCGATGACATTCCCCCGGTGTTCGCCGACCCGGTCAGGATCGCCGAGGTCGTGCACAACCTCGTGTCGAACGCGATCAAACACAGCCCGAATGGCGGCACGGTCCACCTTTCGCTCGCCCGTCGCGGCGCCGACTACCTCCGGCTCTCCGTCGCCGACGAGGGTCCCGGAGTACCGGATGACCTGCAGGGACGGATCTTCGAACGCTTCTTCCGGGCACCCGGCCAAAAGTCGGACGGGGTCGGCCTCGGACTGTTCATCTCCCGCGAAATCATGCGGGCTCACGAAGGCCGAATCGGCCTTGCCGAACGAAACGAAAACCAGAACCGAACCGAATTCTTCATCGATGTACCGATTGCCTGA
- a CDS encoding metal ABC transporter permease codes for MSSEIFQSPFFQRALAAALLIGFANGFFSGFVVLRKHALSVSALSHTMLPGITLGIVVAGALTQVSAFVGALFAALFVGLGSIAVSRGKRVAQGTALAVIYTTAFAAGVAILPHLDTRQELEHWLFGEILAVGDTDLWIMFSIGALTLIVANLLMRPLLLTLFEANVAAAQGVPVRTMQYLVFALLALSLVASLQAVGCVLSVGLLVAPAATMSLLTDRTSLLFWGGGLIGAGGAVGGVILAAILNLSPGPTIVMVLGGLFLLAWLFGPRYGVLAANRVRRSG; via the coding sequence ATGAGCTCCGAAATATTTCAGAGCCCGTTCTTCCAGCGCGCCCTCGCGGCGGCGCTGCTGATCGGTTTTGCAAACGGCTTCTTCAGCGGCTTCGTGGTGCTTCGCAAACATGCGCTGTCGGTCAGCGCGCTATCCCACACGATGCTGCCGGGGATCACGCTCGGGATCGTGGTGGCGGGCGCCCTCACCCAGGTCAGCGCCTTTGTCGGGGCTCTCTTCGCCGCACTTTTCGTCGGTCTGGGATCAATCGCCGTCTCGCGCGGAAAACGGGTCGCGCAAGGAACGGCCTTGGCGGTGATCTACACGACCGCCTTCGCCGCCGGCGTGGCGATCCTGCCGCATCTCGACACCCGCCAAGAGCTTGAGCACTGGCTGTTCGGAGAAATCCTCGCCGTCGGCGATACCGACCTCTGGATCATGTTCAGCATCGGCGCCTTGACCCTGATTGTCGCCAATCTGCTCATGCGCCCGCTCCTGCTGACGCTCTTCGAGGCCAACGTCGCCGCTGCCCAAGGGGTGCCGGTCCGGACCATGCAGTACCTCGTCTTCGCGCTTCTGGCACTTTCCCTCGTCGCTTCCTTGCAAGCCGTCGGCTGCGTTCTCTCCGTCGGCCTGCTTGTGGCCCCGGCCGCCACCATGTCGCTGCTCACCGACCGAACCTCCCTGCTCTTCTGGGGCGGCGGACTGATCGGCGCGGGCGGCGCTGTCGGTGGGGTGATTCTGGCAGCGATCCTCAATTTGAGCCCCGGACCCACCATCGTCATGGTCCTCGGAGGCCTGTTCCTGCTGGCCTGGTTGTTCGGCCCCCGGTACGGCGTATTGGCGGCAAACCGGGTCCGGCGCTCAGGATAG
- a CDS encoding CrcB family protein yields the protein MFPGAAGTLAGMLPGLLVFVGGGLGALSRWGLSGAVQALAERTGMHRFPWGIAVCNLLGCLAIGAVFGWAAGRVKPEWLFPFLVTGFLGGFTTFSTFGKDTHQLLVEGFNGFAVGNLLLSTIGGLALVFVGYRLAS from the coding sequence ATGTTTCCCGGGGCTGCCGGCACTCTCGCCGGCATGCTTCCGGGACTTCTTGTTTTTGTCGGTGGCGGGCTTGGCGCCCTTTCGCGCTGGGGCCTGTCCGGCGCTGTCCAGGCCCTCGCCGAACGGACGGGCATGCACCGCTTCCCTTGGGGCATCGCGGTCTGCAACCTGCTCGGCTGCCTGGCGATCGGCGCGGTCTTCGGCTGGGCCGCTGGCAGGGTGAAGCCGGAGTGGCTCTTCCCTTTCCTCGTCACAGGATTCCTTGGTGGTTTCACCACCTTCTCCACCTTCGGAAAGGACACCCACCAGCTGCTCGTCGAAGGCTTCAATGGCTTCGCGGTCGGAAACCTCCTGCTCTCGACCATCGGCGGACTCGCCCTCGTCTTCGTCGGCTACCGCCTCGCTTCATAG
- the xylA gene encoding xylose isomerase — protein MAYFPDIPTIPFEGPSSKNPLAFKHYNPDELIEGKSMRDHFRFGAAYWHVMRNGLSDPFGGPTAVMPWDDYSDSVDNAKKRADVFFEFLEKIGIDYYCFHDRDIAPELDDFAASTKALEDVVDHLEGLQQSSGRKLLWGTACLFAHPRYSQGAGTSPDARVFAYGAAQVKAAMDATHKLNGEGYTFWGGREGYASLLNTDMKRELDHLAALLHMAVDYKKKIGFEGQFYIEPKPREPSTHQYDSDSAACLNFLREYDLIDHFKLNIETNHATLAGHTMQHELTVAMSAGALGSIDANQGDTLLGWDTDQFPSDLYGTTQVMLKVLEMGGFTTGGLNFDAKRRRESHEPIDLFYAHIGGMDAFARGLKIAAAIRADGRIAEALTNRYKSWDSGIGATIEGGTDLDTLDQWVRQNGEPVINSGRQELLENILNEHF, from the coding sequence ATGGCTTACTTCCCAGACATACCCACCATCCCGTTCGAGGGCCCATCCTCGAAAAACCCTCTCGCCTTCAAGCACTACAACCCGGACGAGCTCATCGAGGGCAAGTCGATGCGCGACCACTTCCGCTTCGGCGCCGCCTACTGGCACGTGATGCGCAACGGCCTCTCCGATCCCTTCGGAGGACCGACCGCGGTCATGCCATGGGACGACTACTCGGACTCGGTCGACAATGCCAAGAAGCGCGCCGACGTGTTCTTCGAGTTCCTCGAGAAGATCGGCATCGACTACTACTGCTTCCACGACCGCGACATCGCGCCCGAACTCGATGACTTCGCCGCCTCGACCAAGGCGCTCGAAGACGTGGTCGACCACCTCGAAGGCCTCCAGCAGTCATCCGGCCGCAAGCTTCTCTGGGGCACCGCCTGCCTGTTCGCCCACCCGCGCTACTCGCAAGGTGCCGGCACCTCGCCGGATGCCCGTGTGTTCGCCTACGGCGCCGCGCAGGTGAAAGCCGCGATGGACGCCACCCACAAGCTCAACGGCGAAGGCTACACCTTCTGGGGTGGCCGCGAGGGATACGCATCGCTTCTGAACACCGACATGAAGCGTGAGCTCGACCACTTGGCCGCGCTTCTTCACATGGCGGTCGATTACAAGAAGAAGATCGGCTTCGAAGGCCAGTTCTACATCGAGCCGAAGCCCCGCGAACCTTCCACCCACCAGTACGACTCCGACTCGGCGGCGTGCCTCAACTTCCTTCGCGAATACGACCTGATCGACCACTTCAAGCTGAACATCGAGACCAACCACGCGACCCTCGCCGGTCACACGATGCAGCACGAGCTGACCGTCGCGATGAGCGCGGGAGCACTTGGCTCGATCGATGCCAACCAGGGTGACACGCTGCTCGGCTGGGACACCGACCAGTTCCCGTCGGACCTCTATGGCACGACGCAGGTCATGCTCAAGGTCCTCGAAATGGGGGGCTTCACCACCGGCGGTCTCAACTTCGACGCCAAGCGCCGTCGCGAGTCGCACGAGCCGATCGATCTGTTCTACGCCCACATCGGCGGCATGGACGCTTTCGCCCGCGGCCTCAAGATCGCCGCGGCGATCCGTGCCGACGGCCGCATCGCTGAAGCGCTCACCAACCGCTACAAGTCATGGGATTCGGGCATCGGTGCGACCATCGAGGGTGGCACCGACCTCGACACCCTCGACCAGTGGGTCCGTCAGAACGGCGAACCGGTGATCAACTCGGGCCGTCAGGAACTGCTCGAGAACATTCTCAACGAGCACTTCTGA
- a CDS encoding sulfatase, with product MIRPTFLALFFLAAGLPLSLVAKDTERPNFVIIFLDDVGYGDFGCYGNKDARTPNIDRLAKQGTRFTSFYAQTVCGPSRGALMTGRQPHRIGGGWKTNADEVTIAEILQASGYRTGCVGKWDMSQRRYQEDLVPNAQGFESYFGPLGANDGNKVTLHENRRKLETTDDMAGLSRLYTDKAIEFLGKQGEAPFFLYLAHTMMHVVIDASPEFRDRTGHGIYADTLEELDHEIGRLLDALKKQGLAENTLVLLTSDNGPWSNDVGRQRKKNGKFVEWTKGPKTPWGTSGPLRGAKGSTWEGGMRVPGIIRWPDKVAAGKESDAIFSTLDVLPTFARLAGAESRIPTDRVIDGVNQVPLLLGKSESDPREILYYHDDGELQAVRKGPWKLRLPGLKKLRNWPEFDRGTQQAELYHLGRDLGETTNLADKEPEVVRELTRLAAEEP from the coding sequence ATGATCCGTCCCACTTTCCTCGCTCTCTTTTTCCTGGCGGCAGGTCTTCCGCTCTCCCTCGTCGCGAAAGACACCGAACGTCCGAACTTCGTGATCATCTTTCTCGATGACGTCGGCTACGGCGACTTCGGGTGCTACGGGAACAAGGACGCCCGCACGCCGAACATCGACCGCCTGGCCAAGCAGGGAACCCGGTTCACATCGTTCTACGCCCAAACGGTTTGCGGCCCGTCACGCGGCGCGCTGATGACCGGCCGCCAGCCGCATCGGATCGGTGGTGGATGGAAGACAAACGCTGACGAAGTCACCATCGCCGAGATCCTTCAGGCCTCCGGCTACCGCACCGGCTGCGTCGGCAAGTGGGACATGTCCCAGCGCCGCTACCAGGAGGACCTCGTCCCCAACGCCCAAGGCTTCGAATCCTACTTCGGTCCGTTGGGCGCGAACGACGGCAACAAGGTCACGCTCCATGAAAACCGCCGGAAGCTCGAGACCACCGACGATATGGCCGGACTTTCACGACTCTACACCGACAAGGCGATCGAGTTTCTCGGCAAGCAGGGCGAAGCGCCGTTCTTTCTCTACCTCGCCCACACGATGATGCACGTTGTCATCGACGCATCCCCGGAGTTTCGCGACCGCACCGGCCACGGGATCTACGCCGACACACTCGAGGAGCTCGACCACGAGATCGGACGCCTCCTCGACGCACTAAAAAAACAAGGCCTCGCCGAGAACACGCTGGTGCTTCTCACCTCCGACAACGGCCCGTGGTCGAATGACGTCGGCCGCCAGCGAAAGAAAAACGGCAAGTTCGTCGAGTGGACGAAGGGCCCGAAGACGCCATGGGGCACATCCGGCCCGCTGCGGGGAGCGAAAGGCTCGACATGGGAAGGCGGCATGCGCGTCCCCGGAATCATCCGCTGGCCCGATAAGGTGGCAGCTGGAAAGGAATCCGACGCGATCTTCTCGACCCTCGATGTGCTTCCGACCTTCGCCCGTCTCGCAGGTGCCGAGTCGCGAATCCCGACTGACCGGGTCATCGACGGGGTCAACCAGGTTCCGTTACTGCTGGGCAAGTCAGAGTCCGACCCGAGAGAGATCCTCTACTACCACGACGACGGCGAACTTCAGGCCGTCCGCAAGGGGCCATGGAAACTCCGCCTGCCCGGACTGAAGAAGCTGAGGAATTGGCCGGAGTTTGACCGCGGAACCCAGCAAGCCGAACTCTACCACCTCGGCCGCGATCTCGGGGAAACGACCAACCTGGCCGACAAGGAACCGGAAGTGGTTCGCGAACTCACCCGCCTCGCCGCCGAGGAGCCATGA
- a CDS encoding glucosyl-3-phosphoglycerate synthase — protein sequence MKTFHHHDFADPAALLATKQASGTSISVCIPTLNEEGTIARIISCLRDSLVESVPLIDELVVIDSGSTDRTRLLAEESGAVVHLANDILPFHGKRTGKGENLWKAVYQCRGDIICYLDGDIGNIHPRFVLGTVGPLLTDPQLDYVKGFYERPLLASEGVDPRGGGRVTEILVRPLLARFFPELARLHQPLAGEYAARRSLLESIPFPTGYGVETAHLIDVLARRGPDAIGQTDLDERIHRNRSLADLGRMSEQILDAFFARLPGAQPSSNERPPMASLDEYLARFPETLLTARKGA from the coding sequence GTGAAGACCTTCCACCACCACGACTTCGCCGACCCCGCAGCGCTGCTTGCCACCAAGCAGGCCAGCGGAACCTCGATCAGCGTCTGCATCCCCACCCTGAACGAGGAAGGCACCATCGCCCGGATCATCTCCTGCCTGCGCGACTCGCTCGTCGAGAGCGTCCCGCTGATCGACGAACTTGTCGTGATCGACTCGGGTTCCACCGACCGCACCCGCCTGCTCGCCGAAGAGTCTGGCGCCGTGGTCCATCTCGCGAACGACATCCTTCCCTTCCACGGTAAGCGCACCGGCAAGGGCGAGAACCTTTGGAAGGCAGTCTACCAGTGCCGTGGAGACATCATCTGCTACCTCGACGGTGACATCGGCAACATCCACCCGCGCTTCGTGCTCGGCACTGTGGGACCGCTCCTCACCGACCCCCAACTCGACTACGTGAAGGGCTTCTACGAACGCCCGCTGCTCGCCAGCGAGGGTGTCGACCCGCGGGGCGGCGGACGCGTCACCGAGATCCTTGTGAGACCCCTGCTGGCACGCTTCTTTCCCGAACTCGCCAGACTTCACCAACCGCTCGCCGGCGAGTACGCCGCTCGCCGTAGCTTGCTTGAGTCCATTCCGTTCCCCACGGGCTACGGTGTCGAGACGGCACACCTCATCGATGTCCTCGCCCGACGCGGCCCCGATGCAATCGGCCAGACCGACCTCGACGAGAGGATCCACCGCAACCGCTCGCTCGCCGATCTCGGGCGAATGTCGGAGCAGATTCTGGACGCGTTCTTCGCCAGGCTCCCCGGCGCCCAGCCCTCCTCAAACGAGCGGCCGCCGATGGCTTCCCTCGACGAGTATCTCGCGCGCTTTCCCGAGACCCTGCTGACTGCTAGGAAAGGAGCATGA
- a CDS encoding response regulator, which yields MYRLPDNPRAEERSGKRILVVDDEPTLRLGFAYALTNENTVAETAANGAEALDRLHEKQYDAVVLDLRMPEVDGLSVIQRMRSEGIKTPVVLCSAFITLHSALIAIQNQVVDFLMKPVRPRDLRQAVAAVLGMDESPLGVALAAARESGLDDAIRTLEGREPTPGTSEHAWLRVLTTLREHQGDPGGAESELTDRLLDLLAFRPGD from the coding sequence ATGTACCGATTGCCTGACAACCCTCGGGCGGAGGAGCGCAGCGGGAAAAGGATTCTCGTCGTAGATGACGAACCGACGCTGCGGCTCGGCTTCGCTTATGCACTAACCAACGAAAACACGGTCGCCGAAACCGCCGCCAACGGAGCGGAGGCACTCGACCGGCTGCATGAGAAGCAGTACGACGCCGTCGTGCTGGATCTGCGCATGCCCGAAGTCGACGGCCTCTCGGTGATCCAACGCATGCGATCGGAGGGCATCAAAACTCCGGTCGTGCTCTGCAGCGCGTTCATCACCCTCCACTCGGCGCTGATCGCCATCCAGAACCAGGTCGTCGACTTTCTCATGAAGCCGGTGCGCCCGCGGGATCTCCGACAGGCGGTCGCCGCCGTGCTTGGTATGGACGAAAGCCCGCTAGGCGTCGCCTTGGCCGCGGCACGGGAGTCCGGTCTCGACGACGCGATCCGCACTCTGGAAGGACGCGAGCCCACCCCTGGCACCAGCGAACATGCGTGGCTGCGGGTTCTGACGACGCTCCGGGAACATCAGGGCGACCCCGGTGGCGCTGAGTCGGAACTGACCGACCGGCTGCTCGATCTGCTCGCCTTCCGTCCGGGAGACTGA
- a CDS encoding metal ABC transporter ATP-binding protein translates to MCYRRTMALDGIRFATSCGTRVALVGPNGAGKSTLIKAIAGLVKRSSGSIRWRGTAVQKWSREFAYLPQREEVDWSFPITIRGLVEMGRYPQTGWWGRFRNEDDAAVDAALESLELADLQHRQIRELSGGQQQRAFIARAIAQEAHVLLLDEPFTGLDRRASAQLGELLNKLAHEGRLIIASHHDLRSAPELFDEALLLNTRQIAFGPTNEVLSESNLDACFAQPAAS, encoded by the coding sequence GTGTGTTACCGGAGGACCATGGCCCTCGACGGAATCCGCTTCGCAACCTCGTGCGGCACCCGGGTCGCGCTCGTCGGCCCGAATGGCGCCGGCAAGAGCACGCTGATCAAGGCGATCGCCGGCTTGGTCAAGCGGAGCAGCGGCAGCATCCGCTGGCGTGGCACGGCCGTGCAGAAGTGGTCGCGTGAGTTCGCCTACCTGCCGCAGCGCGAGGAAGTCGATTGGTCCTTTCCCATCACCATCCGCGGTCTCGTCGAAATGGGACGCTACCCGCAGACCGGCTGGTGGGGGCGCTTCCGGAACGAGGACGACGCGGCGGTCGATGCCGCCCTTGAGTCACTCGAACTGGCGGACCTCCAGCACCGACAGATCCGCGAGCTATCCGGCGGACAGCAGCAACGGGCCTTCATCGCGCGGGCGATCGCCCAAGAAGCGCACGTGCTGCTCCTCGACGAACCCTTCACCGGCCTCGACCGTCGGGCATCGGCCCAGCTCGGCGAACTCCTCAACAAACTCGCTCACGAAGGCCGTCTGATCATCGCCTCCCACCACGACCTGCGCAGTGCCCCCGAGCTGTTCGACGAAGCGCTCCTGCTCAACACCCGGCAGATCGCTTTCGGCCCGACCAACGAGGTGCTTAGCGAGTCGAACCTCGACGCTTGTTTCGCCCAACCGGCCGCCTCGTGA
- a CDS encoding sigma-54 dependent transcriptional regulator: MDLLIIDDEATIRKTTTLALEQGGHYVESVADSESAMLRLKEESFDLVFLDLRLGDEDGLEILTQILKKYPRQLVTIFTAHASVETAVKATQAGAFDYLEKPFTPDQLRGILAKAKRALATEGEVVKLQETVRELQTEASQNNPPLDFSSQDKRTAAEFDTLFRAAASPASVLILGESGTGKSVIAREVHHRSHLREKPFVTVSCPSLSRELLESTLFGHVKGSFTGAVKDVWGKVHAAEGGTLFLDEIGELPMEIQPKLLRLLQEREYERVGENKTRPANVRVIAATNRDLAAQVAAGEFREDLYYRLNVISVTVPGLRHRPSDLQRFAESYLLHFSNQIGRKIRGFNDEATQVLMRHAWPGNLRELRNAIERATILARGEYIEATDLPKPADTEALTAGSNGQKGPSVGGEYRIEELEEAHMRRVLEWAPSLQDAAAILGIDKATLYRKRKRFGLT; this comes from the coding sequence ATGGACCTCCTCATCATTGACGATGAAGCGACCATTCGAAAGACGACGACCCTCGCTCTTGAGCAGGGCGGTCACTACGTCGAATCGGTTGCCGACAGCGAATCCGCGATGCTCCGCCTCAAGGAAGAGTCGTTCGATCTCGTGTTTCTCGACCTCCGGCTCGGCGACGAGGACGGCTTGGAAATTCTCACCCAGATCCTGAAGAAGTATCCGCGCCAGCTGGTGACGATCTTCACCGCCCATGCGTCGGTCGAGACCGCCGTCAAGGCGACCCAAGCCGGAGCCTTCGACTACCTTGAGAAACCCTTCACTCCCGACCAACTCCGGGGAATCCTGGCCAAGGCCAAACGGGCCCTCGCGACCGAAGGCGAGGTGGTCAAACTGCAAGAGACCGTCCGTGAGCTTCAGACCGAAGCGTCACAAAACAATCCCCCGCTCGACTTCTCCTCGCAGGACAAACGGACCGCCGCGGAATTCGATACGCTGTTCCGGGCCGCAGCGTCACCGGCATCGGTGCTCATCCTCGGTGAAAGCGGAACGGGCAAGAGCGTGATCGCTCGCGAGGTCCACCACCGAAGCCATCTCCGGGAAAAGCCGTTCGTGACAGTGAGCTGTCCGAGCCTCTCGAGAGAGCTGCTGGAAAGCACGCTGTTCGGTCACGTCAAAGGATCATTCACCGGCGCGGTAAAGGACGTCTGGGGCAAGGTTCATGCGGCGGAAGGCGGCACACTCTTCCTCGACGAGATCGGCGAGCTCCCGATGGAAATTCAGCCGAAGCTCTTGCGTCTGTTGCAGGAGCGCGAATACGAGCGCGTCGGCGAGAACAAGACCCGTCCCGCCAATGTCCGGGTAATCGCCGCGACCAATCGCGACTTGGCGGCACAGGTCGCAGCCGGCGAGTTCCGGGAGGATCTTTACTATCGTCTCAACGTCATCAGCGTGACCGTCCCCGGTCTCCGGCACCGTCCCTCGGACCTGCAACGTTTCGCCGAAAGCTACCTCCTCCACTTCTCGAACCAAATCGGCCGCAAGATCCGCGGGTTCAACGACGAGGCAACCCAGGTTCTGATGCGTCACGCTTGGCCCGGCAATCTCCGTGAACTGCGAAACGCCATCGAGCGTGCGACGATCCTTGCCCGCGGCGAGTATATCGAAGCCACCGACCTGCCGAAGCCCGCGGACACCGAGGCTCTCACGGCGGGCTCGAACGGACAGAAGGGGCCGAGCGTTGGCGGCGAATACCGAATCGAGGAACTGGAGGAGGCGCACATGCGCCGGGTGCTGGAGTGGGCACCAAGCCTCCAGGACGCCGCCGCCATCCTCGGCATCGACAAGGCCACCCTCTACCGCAAGCGCAAGCGCTTCGGACTCACCTGA
- a CDS encoding lipid A deacylase LpxR family protein yields the protein MKPLSAIVALMTTASAVADPLADDAGYLTFYLDNDLFGGSDRDYTNGARLSWISGSKTVNELPQVQRWLRSLSGDPDSFRVFQGVTGFEDPDAVVYNYGVSLTQLMFTPANPNPYAQPPFQRRYAGWLGLGFSLHVKDDSILNSVEFSLGTTGSNAFAEETQDFIHDVRDIQKFNGWSNQIPSELTFDLSFIQKRRLDLARFGYGIIRVDGVGEWGARLGTFRTDAHLGGMFRIGYNLPPDFSDPRLSPTAYSHQYFESGFDYDSHWSVFGLFGAKLSGVAHDATLDGPLFHDFRTGIDRRPFVVEAYAGFGIRYRAVEFSYAHTWRTEEYRTQRGLAEFGTVSVRLRF from the coding sequence ATGAAACCGCTCTCCGCGATCGTCGCACTCATGACTACGGCTTCCGCCGTAGCGGACCCGTTGGCCGACGATGCCGGCTATCTGACCTTCTATCTCGACAACGACCTGTTTGGCGGAAGCGATCGGGACTACACGAACGGGGCCCGGCTTTCATGGATCTCAGGCAGTAAGACGGTGAACGAACTTCCGCAGGTCCAGCGCTGGCTGCGGTCCCTTTCCGGGGATCCCGACAGTTTCCGCGTGTTCCAGGGAGTGACCGGCTTCGAAGATCCGGATGCTGTTGTGTACAACTACGGCGTTTCGCTGACGCAGCTGATGTTCACGCCGGCGAATCCGAACCCCTACGCCCAGCCGCCTTTCCAACGTCGCTATGCCGGGTGGCTGGGCCTCGGCTTCTCCCTTCACGTGAAGGACGACTCGATCCTCAACTCGGTCGAGTTCAGCCTCGGAACGACGGGCAGCAATGCCTTCGCCGAGGAAACACAGGACTTCATCCACGACGTCCGGGACATCCAGAAGTTCAACGGCTGGTCCAACCAGATCCCGTCCGAACTGACCTTCGATCTGAGTTTTATCCAGAAGCGGCGCCTCGATCTGGCACGTTTCGGTTACGGTATCATCCGGGTTGACGGTGTGGGTGAATGGGGTGCCCGGCTCGGGACGTTCCGCACGGACGCCCATCTCGGCGGCATGTTCCGGATCGGATACAACCTGCCACCGGACTTCTCCGATCCGCGGCTGTCACCGACAGCCTACTCCCACCAGTATTTCGAATCGGGATTCGACTACGACAGCCACTGGTCGGTCTTCGGCCTGTTCGGGGCGAAGTTGTCCGGCGTCGCCCACGATGCGACCCTCGATGGTCCGCTGTTCCATGACTTCCGGACCGGGATCGACCGCCGCCCGTTCGTGGTGGAAGCGTATGCCGGATTCGGGATCCGCTACCGCGCGGTCGAGTTCAGCTACGCCCACACCTGGCGAACGGAGGAGTACCGGACACAGCGGGGGTTGGCGGAGTTCGGAACGGTCTCCGTGAGGCTCCGGTTCTGA